The following are from one region of the Nicotiana tabacum cultivar K326 chromosome 3, ASM71507v2, whole genome shotgun sequence genome:
- the LOC107797532 gene encoding cold-responsive protein kinase 1, whose amino-acid sequence MSCCLFGARKKGGDLVHHDTRDTEDRAVASTKNFSFSELRIATNNFHQTNKIGRGGFGTVYKGTLKNGKEIAVKTLAAESKQGLREFLTEIETISNVRHPNLVEIIGCCADGNNRILVYEYLVNRSLDQALFGSRISIKLEWDKRAAICLGTAQGLAYLHEELVPHIVHRDIKASNILLDKDYTPKIGDFGLAKLFPDNITHISTKIAGTTGYLAPEYVLGGQLTMKADVYSFGVLILETISGRSSSSSIWRGDKKSLLGWAWQLYEDRKLLELVDAELDDFLEKEVVRYIKVALFCTQANANRRPMMSQVIEMLSRNIQLNEKELTPPGFFQDSDASMRSKLKSSECSTSQQSSVTFAITQVTPR is encoded by the exons ACCGCGCCGTTGCAAGCACaaagaatttttcctttagtgaATTAAGAATAGCAACCAACAACTTCCATCAAACTAATAAAATAGGGCGAGGCGGTTTTGGCACAGTATACAAG GGAACtctaaaaaatggaaaagaaattgCTGTGAAGACACTTGCAGCGGAATCAAAGCAGGGTTTGCGGGAGTTTTTGACTGAAATTGAGACCATATCAAATGTCAGACATCCAAATCTAGTTGAGATAATTGGATGTTGTGCTGATGGAAATAACCGGATTTTGGTCTATGAATATTTAGTAAATAGAAGCCTTGATCAAGCACTGTTTG GTTCCAGGATTAGCATTAAGTTGGAATGGGACAAAAGGGCTGCTATTTGCTTGGGTACTGCTCAAGGTCTTGCATATCTACATGAAGAACTAGTGCCACATATCGTGCACAGGGACATAAAAGCTAGTAATATTCTACTTGACAAGGATTATACGCCAAAAATTGGAGATTTTGGGCTTGCCAAGCTTTTCCCAGATAATATCACCCATATCAGCACGAAAATAGCGGGAACAAC TGGCTACCTGGCTCCCGAATATGTATTAGGCGGACAATTAACAATGAAGGCTGATGTTTACAGTTTTGGGGTCCTAATACTGGAAACAATTAGTGGcaggagcagcagcagcagtattTGGCGAGGGGATAAGAAGTCACTTCTCGGATGG GCCTGGCAGCTCTATGAGGACAGAAAGCTATTGGAGCTGGTAGATGCTGAATTGGATGATTTCCTCGAAAAAGAAGTCGTCAGGTACATTAAGGTAGCTCTCTTTTGCACCCAAGCAAATGCAAACAGAAGACCGATGATGAGCCAGGTTATTGAGATGCTTTCAAGAAATATCCAGCTAAATGAGAAAGAACTTACACCACCTGGTTTCTTCCAAGATTCTGATGCAAGCATGCGTTCAAAATTGAAGTCGTCTGAATGCAGTACTAGTCAACAGAGTTCTGTAACCTTCGCAATCACTCAGGTGACCCCTAGATAA